The Labrus mixtus chromosome 14, fLabMix1.1, whole genome shotgun sequence nucleotide sequence gaTTTGAGCCAGTGAATGTTGTTCCTCTGCAAcattaaagcttttttaaagATCTGACCTGCAGAAATATACTACAAAATTCAAAATTCACCCAGCTTTCGtcttcttattttcttaataAGATAATTGTCTCTGTGTTGAGAAACTCAAGAAAAGGTACCTTTATAACAAGAGCACCACTCTCTCGTTTCTGTCTTTTTAGGTGCTCGTAATCGCTCACGTCACTGCCAAGATGGTGAACCTGACACGCCACGAGAAAGAGAAAATTTTTCTTACAGCCGCTGGAGAGAAGGAGCTTTTCCCAAGCTTACACGATCCCCACTCCAGAGAGCTGTCTGTGGTGATACCGGCCTACAACGAGGAGCTCCGAAGTGAGTGGatgagggaacacacacacacacacacacacacacacacacacacacacacacacacacacacacacatgcgcctAGGTTTCTATCAAAGGCAAAGGCACTTGTGCTGATCTCTGTTTCCAGCATTGTTtgaaatttaagaaaaaaagaaaaggtagaCATTATATTTGAAGCCAGATGAAATTAAGCTATTTAATTTCATTACACTGCAcctttacagtaaaaaaaatatataggaTAGGCTTCAttacaaatgtgtgtttaaaggccTAGTAGATTATGTTTGATGCGTATGAGTCCTCAACCAGATGCTTAAAAAGTgaactctgtgtttttcatcaacaaatgaaaataatcCAATTAGCATACAAGTTGGTGGTTTCAACCCCCATAATCCTTTTCTCTGAGTCTTAATTTTACACGGTCCCTATGAATGTTACAGGTTTGATATGTGTTTGACTGTCATTGCAGTGCCTGTGATGCTCGAGGAAACTATGGAGTACTTGGAAAACAGACAGGCAAGTGTTTAAGCTCTGTCAGGATCAGATGAAATTGTAATCCAAAAAAATGATCTGCAAAGTGAAGCAGCTTTGTCATCCATGCGCTCAGCAAAGTTATTGTGGCTCGATATGTTATACTCAAAGTGGCCAGTAGGTGGCAGCATTCCATTGTTGTTGAACAAGTTCCTCatggtttttttccccccctcgtACAGAAAGAGCATCCCTCTTTTACCTATGAGGTCATTGTGGTTGATGATGGCAGCAAAGACAAAACCACAGAGGTGATCTTttaacatcttttatttttgtgcagtAGTATGTTACCAAagggtttttttaattgtgGTCTGCGTTGTTTCGATCTCGAGTTTCAAAGTCATGCCGATATAGAGCTGTTGTGGTTTTCTGCCAGGTTGCTATGCGGTACACCAGGGAGTACGGCGCAGACAAAGTGCGAGTCCTGACGCTGGTGAAGAAtagagggaaaggaggagcTGTGAGGATGGTGAGACGGAAGATGTCAAATTCCAGTAGGTCTGAATGCGGCACTGAAGCGTCAACAGTTTGGAATTGACCCCTGTCTgtgtatttctgtctctcttaaaGGGAACTCTGAGCTCCAGAGGGAAACTCATTCTGATGGCAGATGCTGACGGAGCCACAAAATTTTCTGACCTGGACAAAGTGGAGGCTGGACTTAATGACCTCGACCCTAAACCAGTGCGAACACATTCCATGTTTTTGATGCTTTTTCACAAACTTATATTACATGAAGGCTGCATGTGTAGTGTAATCTTTAAACACGtttaaaacacatctttaacAATGCATTCTTCATGTCTATTTAGGAGAACATGGCAATTTCCTGTGGTTCCAGAGCTCACCTGGAGCAAGACTCTGTAGCTCAGGTACTTGTCTGTTGTAGACTTGTCTCTTTGTCGTTCTAACCATTAAATAACACTGTacactgttgttgtgttttgcagagATCTACGTTTCGCACATTCCTGATGTATGGATTTCACTTCCTGGTGTGGTTCTTTTGTGTGAGAGGGATCAAGGACACACAGTGTGGGTTTAAGCTTTTCACACGTCAGGCTGCCCTCAAGACCTTCTCCTCGCTCCACGTAGAGCGATGGTAAGTCGTCGCACTCCATCCTATATTCACTCAAGCCATCATGTGCCTGATGTTAAGAGTAATAACAAggcataaaacattttaatactatcaaaaaaaaagtgacggTTTTGGAGTGGAGAGACCAGTTAGAACAACCAGTTTCTAGAATTATAACCTGCAACCTGACCCAGCTGTGTTCAATAGAGAGGCCTACCGGTAATCAAACTTCAAGTTAGGTTCAAGCATGACAAAAAGTGAAGATGTGAAGATGTCCATCAAGCCCATCCACACAGCCCAAAGAAGAAGCCTGTGTGGATAGATCATGGGTGAATAGGCGCTTTACATTTTTCTGATGAAGGTTGTTGTTACTAACAACCTTTATCAGATAAattttgggagaaaaaaaatgtctgcaaatTTACTTTTTGATAACAAAAAGAAGCTTAACTTCTTGAACGTAGCTGCTGTAGAAACCATGATTGCCTTGCCTAAAAATGTGACttctgtgtgatttttttttatttttctgtcgggaacatcacaatttaaaaaaaaaaaaaaaggtcagcaaACGCTTCTGCATCAGATATTTGATGTAAGATTTGAGTTTGACTGTTTTCAATATTTGGTGCCATCGACAGGTTTAGATCATTACCAAATATCTCCTGCTGTTCCGCACCCAGCCACAGTGACCAGCGGCAGTGTGATCTAGTAGCCgcaataaaacatgaatgttaATGCAACTTTTGAACATCTGTTGTGCACATGTATCCCTCTTGTCACAGGGCTTTTGATGTGGAGCTTCTGTATATCGCCCAGTGTTGTAAAATCCCCATAGCAGAGGTGGCCGTCAACTGGACTGAAATAGAAGGTAGGTTTATGTGGATGTATGTCGTCCTACTATGCAGCCGATCAGCGGGGgccataaatatatttatttgatgtgtttGCAAGTTTTGGCACAGTGTGATTGTACCTATTGCTAATTGAGTTTTGAGTTGTTTATTAGGCTTtatgtttgttgattttattctctgttttgtttgactGATTCATTTGTCCGTTTGTGTCTtgaatttatttctgtttccatCAAATTTGCCAAACATCCTTTAAACTACCTAACTACTTGTTATGATCATACTGATTCCTGCTAGAGTTATTACATGGCCCTGTCAGTGTAAATGAACTGTatatttttcattgtatttcCGATAAACGCTTGACTTGAGAATAAACCGTTTGTGCGTCTGCTCCGCCAGGGTCCAAACTGATCCCGTTTTGGAGCTGGTTGCAGATGGGAATAGACCTGATCTTCATTCGCCTGCGTTACATCACAGGAGCCTGGAAGCTGCAGTCGCCTGAAAAGACAGACTAGCCAATCAGACGAGCCCAGGTGTCATAGAGGCAGCCTATGATAGGGCAGTCAATCCTTTGTATGAGGTGGGATTAACGGCT carries:
- the alg5 gene encoding dolichyl-phosphate beta-glucosyltransferase, with product MDFLCEIVQALVALAALCLIVVLVIAHVTAKMVNLTRHEKEKIFLTAAGEKELFPSLHDPHSRELSVVIPAYNEELRMPVMLEETMEYLENRQAKHPSFTYEVIVVDDGSKDKTTEVAMRYTREYGADKVRVLTLVKNRGKGGAVRMGTLSSRGKLILMADADGATKFSDLDKVEAGLNDLDPKPENMAISCGSRAHLEQDSVAQRSTFRTFLMYGFHFLVWFFCVRGIKDTQCGFKLFTRQAALKTFSSLHVERWAFDVELLYIAQCCKIPIAEVAVNWTEIEGSKLIPFWSWLQMGIDLIFIRLRYITGAWKLQSPEKTD